The genomic segment aaaataattaaagaaataaaaaagaaagttgtgttgagtatgacaactcttgttcatgcatacttactgtagtagttcataatttcctactacactgaaagtcaattctgaggctgtattgttattcattcatacctttaagaatattcatgttctgagtttataaaaaatttgttctgtaaaatagttccttttaatattgtgatcaaaaacattgaatctcaattctgaggctgctctgtaaatattaattcatacacttaagaatattcatcttctttgttcataaaaacttgttctgtaaatggttctcttacttttgtgatcaaaatcattgatttgaatctcaattttgaggctgttctgtaaaatcttttcaaataaacaataaatatagtaaCTTCTGAGCAATCCATATAAGTTTCAGacataaaataatgtacagatgtagGCCCCACCCATTTACGTGTAAACCatgcccacttccggtttaggacATGCCTACTCCAAGTACAGGTATTTAAATCATTAATACTgctcatttagatggttgaacaaatGCAGATAGTGGTGTATTCACTCATCcctaatcacattcgtgatcagtggccaagaatgtataatttgtggcattcgtgacttgctgtcatgtgtaaacacagcattaggaCAACTCCATaatcacttttttatttttacaagaagaaacctcaatcagatGAGACTCATTTGGGGTAGCTTTGTATAAGATATTCTTTCAAGACAGGACAGAAGCCACAAAACAAGCTTGACAGGATATGCACGAACATTATAGAAATGTTGCAActgcagaaaaacaaaattacTTATTGTTCACAATGGTTGGATATTTGATTAGACCATGACAAGGGTTAGATTCCTCAAGAAACTCCTAGGAGATAAGATTTTCACGAACACCGCATTCAACCAAACTGGGTGTTTCCTTTCCCATGGTTTAACTTGGTGCATCTAAGCATCTGTTTTGTTATGTAATGAAGCATTTTGGGTTGTGATTTATAATTTACAGGGGAAGCATTTGACACAAAATGCATCTTGTCTTATGCATCATCCAATATCATCTGCTCCATTGTGTATGGAAGCAGATTTGAATACAATGACTCAATGTTCAAGGAAATGATTCGGCTTTCCAGTGACAACATACGCCTCGTTGGTTCTGCAGAAATCCAGGTAAAAATGTTTGCTTTCTCACTTATTGTACTGGGATACACAAGCACATTTTTTATCTGATTGACTACAATATTAAACAGAATATTTCTCATTGGCGTGCATGACTGAGTACAATGTCAGTGAGTCATTCACTCACCTAGTTGTAAAGATTTACAAATAAGTTCACAACATCAAAGAAGCGCTTACGCACGCATTGCAGGCACGGTCACCAGCCAACtgattaaaggtccactagtactcacacagatggacagccaaagaatgtccaggtccacttgccCTCAGGTTCTGATCGCGCCCGCATAATGTCCGATCACAACTCTTGCCTTCAACTCAACTTCTGTCACGATTGTGGCATGTTAGTTAGTCCATTATCCCCTGAAAATAGCGTCTTCTGAATTTTTCCAATATGAAACAtacatctgtgtgtccaggcGGTCGGTAAAACAGCTGGTAGAAACCATCCACATTCACTTAATAAAGGTAAGAGTTTCGGGATGAAGTGTGTCTTCtcttctgtaaatccgagccatcacttgcAAAGAAAGGCTCTGGAGCTTCGTTAATGGAAAAAAACTGCAACCGTTTCGTTATGTGTCAGCCGTCGGGATGTTACTGTTTTGCTAATATGTACGTCACATGCTGAGAATTGCAGAGTGAAAGGTTCGGGGAAATGCACTTGTTAACTTGCTCAGGGAGAGCAGTAAAAACCATCAGAGACCACTAATTCTGACTGCAAGTCCATGGCTCCCCCTTGTTGAGATGCTAGCCCATTGCAGGTTACTGTTTTCTCGATGCATTTTATGTTAGACGAAATGATAATGCAAATGATATCTCCCTTTATGGCAATCTGTCATGAGTTAAATGGACCATACTGAGATAATATCTGGTGACTCCTGTTAAACTTGAATCATTCTGACTGCAAAgtaaagggtgtgtgtgtgtgtgtgtgtgtgtgtgtgtgtgtgtgtgtgtgtgtgtgtgtgtgtgtgtgtgtgtgtgtgtgtgtgtgtgtgtgcgtgtgtgtgtgtgtctgtgtgttgggggTGCGGGGGGGTGTTTTGTTTAaatttcttattttctttaactACTGTTCAACAGCTTTACAACACGTTTCCATGGTTGGGAAGTTTGCTCCAAAAGCGAAGGCTGATATTACAAAATTTGGAGAAACATGTTGCCATGAATAAAGATTTAATCCAGAATCTGAAAGAAACATTGAGCACTGATGGTTGCAGGGGTCTGGTGGACTGTTTCCTGACCCATCAAAGGAAAGATGAGGTGTGAAAAATGCACATTTATCTGTCAAATACTAAGTCAATTCTGCTCTTCTCTATTCCACTACGTGATACCTTTGACTATTTTGTTTCAGGAAGCTCATGTTGTGGACTCTCTTTATCATGAGAAGAACCTGCTTTTCACAGTGGGCAACCTGTTTGGTGCTGGTACTGATACCACAGCAACTACACTGCGATGGGCTTTGCTGTTTATGACCAAATATCCACATATACAGAGTAAGGACCGAGCCAAAATAAGTTATGCCTACTGTTTTGCAAAtctgaccacaatggaaatgtgtgTTCAGAGTGTAACAGCAGGACGTGTTCTGTTCTCTCTGTTCTACCACAAATGTTAAATGTAAGTAAATTATAACTTGTATTTTCAGACCAGGTCCATGAGGAGTTGAGCAGTGTTATTGGAAAACGTCAGATCAACGGAGAGGACAGAAAACTGTTGCCGTACACAAATGCTGTCATTCATGAGACCCAGAGGTTTGCAAGCATTGTTCCAATGGCTGTTCCTCATCAAATGGCAAGCGATGTAATCTTCCAGGGGTATCTTATTAAAAAGGTATATTATTCATTTCTGTTGGTATGTTTAtacaattttagtttgtacaatTTAACAGTTGTTCCAGGTGTTAAACTTTGCCTCCACAGGGGACGACTGTTTTTCCGTTACTGACTTCTGTCCTCCACGATGAGAATGAATGGGAGAGCCCGCACACTTTCAAGCCCTCCCACTTCCTGGATGAAGAGGGCAAATTCATCAAACGAGATGCTTTCATGCCATTTTCTGCAGGTAacaacttgttttttttctgtttgttttttcagtttaCTTATACACTGACAAGTTAtaaccaggcccggcgccagaaaaaaaatattaagggggcgatgagtttatcacagggggcggggtagaaagcttgtgtatttaggctacaccgttgtaagagactgactgagagtaaagagtgatgacagtattttttgaattattatttgaacgtatagatcctcggtcaagtgatctcctgcataccacaaaaccaaaccaaaaactgatctgagaaacgacacaagacagtagattaaccccacatacagccctccatcacaagcgcaaacacagagcaattgggcatgacagtcacacaacgggtcaaagataaacctttcatgtagatatatttacaacaatacataactttaacaTCTGTCATTGGGGGCGACTGGCCGTTaacggagggactaagaaaatgcatgccgcacgacaacagcatgttatttgcattattatcactttttactgaaatacacaacatgtaacacgtacataaaaagttggctcacttaacttttgtcgtgtcagctagctggcgcgcgctgccagtgcatcctcatcaagctggctgatttagctgctgttcattgtcatactatccatgagaaaatcatccggaatatccatattgggaccaaaacacacatttttatttttttgataacgctCACATTCAAGggggggttgatgacgtgagggccGGGTCCAGTTATAACCAAAGTCCCACTAAAGCACGACACACCAGCAAATTAGTCCATGTACTTCTTTAATCCCTCTTCCTTTCATTGCATATATTTTTGCACCGTCACTTGGTAGATTGCATAAATATGTAAAGACAGCATTTACCATGATGCTGAATTCTCCGTTAAATTATAAAGATGATATTTATTATTATGCTGATGTTTATGTGCCTTATTTTAATTCCTCACTTGTAATTCTCTTTCGATAAAACCCTCATCTAAATGAATGTAATGTCACAAAAATTCATCTCATATTAGCCGAGACCCAAAGCTTGTCCTCAGACTTTGTCAGCCTGAGTGGGAATCTATTAatgcttttctttctttatttttttttaatgaccacCCCCCCCATaagaccaaaaaataaataaagcgtATTCCCAGTTATTTATCCTACGATGTCCTGTCCGGGCTGTACCCTGCCTCAAACCTTATGACTGGTGGAATAGGCTCAAGCCCCGCCCCCGctgtgacccttcattggagtaagtgggtacaaaagatggatggatggatttccaCTTATTtcctttttgacattttattccTGTAGGTCGAAGGGTGTGTCTGGGTGAAAGCCTGGCCAGGATGgagctcttcctcttcttctccaGCCTTGTCCAACACTTTgaattctgtcctccacctggaaTTACAGAGGCCGAACTGGATCTGACTCCTGATGTGGGCTTTACCATCGGCCCTTTGACATATGAGCTGTGCGCCACCAACCGCACTTGTTGAATGCCACTTGCAAAGCACATGGGCTGTGGGTCCTTGGCATGAAGTGTGGGTAGGAATCAATTTTCAACTAATTGAACTTGAGAATTTTCCTAGACTATTTCAACCTGTAGAATCCGAATGTGGTTGTTGTCATGTTGTAATCTTGCACATTATGGAACTATATGACATTTTGGGTCAAAATCACCCATTTTTGAAATTAGCCTCTAATTCAATGAAATTGTTAATAGCATTGTAGATACTGCTTATGAAACCTTCAAATTTTGTCTGCTATGAGCTAGGATGTTCAGCTAGATGGCCAGAATGCAAGACTTGTGTTGAGAATAGATATCAGTGAGTAAAAACATGTTTTTCAAGAAAATATGGTTTCGTCATTTTTCATTCTAAAATTCTGAAAGTATATAGAAAACATCATTCAACTTTGGAATTCTGTCCCCAATGCCATTTGAAACATTTTGGTAAAGTCATGTGAAATCTGACATGAAATTTAATTTTCtgtgtatttatttttctctACGCCATCAATCATCACAATATGAGGAACAGTCATATCAGAATCCAATACTGAATGCAGGCAACAAGGTAACATCTGCACTTCCTGTGAAGATGTCAATGagtgaaatttcacataaactttaactttcttttttttattcatttattttatttattttttacctaaCATCACTCATCACAGTATGAAATACAGTCATGTCAGAATCCAATACTGAATGTTAGGCAACAGAAAATCTAAGAGTACTCTCTTTGAAGAAGCTGGATATAGATTTGTAATATCAGAGAATAATCCATTCTAGATATCTTCATCAGAGTCACTATCCGACTGATCATCCATGAGAGACAGGAGCATCTGTTGTTGTGGCAGCGACGTCTCACAGCTTACATGAGATATGCTTCATCAGCTCACTTGGAATTGGCTCTTTCATCATCCATTGGATTTCTCAGACATTTGCACCTGTAGCCCATCCATGGCCAACAGCCTCAATAAACTGGTTCATGGCTCCACGATGAATAGCGGCTTGGTAATGGAGTTGGAGACAGTCTGATGTGGGTGGAAGACTTTGTTCACATAGAGACTTCATACAAGAGACTTTATACCTTGCTTCATCAACATTTTTGCCAGACTGACCACACAGTGAACAAACAAACTCTTCCTAAGATGATGCAAGATGGTCAGAGAGAGTAAACTGATCACCAAGTTCGATAAAATCATTCTGGAAGGCTTTGCTCTCCTTTACCAACATGAATGGCCGAACCTTCCCTTTGCCATGGAAGGCACTGGTGCTGTCACATCCACTGAACACATGAATTCCTGGGAGGGCTGCACACAATCTGGGACCAATTTTGGCAGACAGTCGTGTAATACTGATAACACGAGTATGTCGCTTACTTCCAGTGCTGAGGAAAAGAGTGAATTTCGCTGGCTTGAGCAAGAAGGATAATGGCAACATCTGTGTCTGGGCTTTGAACAAGTATTGACTGATCTGGGTGTGTTACATGTTTGCAATCTTGTTGTATTTGCTTCTTCTTGATCACAGGACAAATCTTGCACAATCTCAGACACAACTCCCAGTTCATGATCTGCCATTATTCTATGACACCGGTCTCCATGGGTCAGATAGAATACAATGCCGGGAAGCTGATGTGCAGCACATTTACAGAagcatgtacagtggtccctcgtttatcgcgggagttacattctaaaaataacccacgataagcgaaatccgcgaagtagtcagcgctattttttgcaactattatagatgttttaaggctgtaaaacccctcactacacactttatacacttttctcaaacaggcattaacattttgtcaattttctctcctgtgtaaacactctcttttttcttctgggtgagaagattataaacagacacatgaagaactctcccttcgctcactgcctctgggggtacggatgcgggacccgcaaagaatccaagtcctctctcggtggccactgagctctgtggctgcagtcaacatccgcatcaaaacagcgagcatagtctctggacatgttgccagatttggcacagctctgtacagcagacaggagggcggtgtgagtggcctgctgctgcgtttaccgagcccacagactcagtaagcgcatcggaggcagtgagagcaatcgcagtgatgccgaccggtgccgcgaccggcccgcctgataaggacgcagaacacaatgcactgtttaaaaaaaaactgaagaggAACTGAGAAACTgagaggccacgaaaggtgaaccgcgttatagcaagggaccactgtatacaggaACTCAGTAAGAGCCTCTTTGTTTTTGCCATCTGACAGAAAGCTTTCCCATTGCTTTGGTAGTTTCTGGTCCTCACTCAATATGTGTGACAAGTATGGAGCTGATGAAGTGCAGGTCCTGCGGATGTACTCAGCAAATTTAATGTTGTTTTCAGGATACCAGTCAAACACAATAGTGTTTTGCCTGACTGCAAGTAAAATGTATTCCCATAAGACCCCTCTTGGGATAAGTGAGAAAACACACCATATGTCCAGTAAATTAAAATTACACAATCAACTTGACTGTAGTCAAGTACTTGTTTATCTCTTGCATGGCAAGTTGTCCAAATGTTTCAGGTAATGTGCTTCCTGGGATTGCATGGATCATTGCCATCCCATCAATAATGAGTGTTGATTCAGAAGGAATATCCACTGTCTTACTCTCACCATAGTGTTCCTCCAGGTAATGTAGCAAAGCAGCCTTATTAGTCTTAGCAAGGGACCCATTTGCTGTTACGAGTGGGTTGGAGACTGGGCCAAGTGCATATGAAAGGACATTCTTCATGTTGATGTTGCTGTTTCTTCCATGGGAGCATTGAACTCACTGAAGCAATATGTAACTTCCAATCAGACTGACTGGTTGCACTGATGAAAACAAGGAGCAGTCCAACCATTTTGATGTACGAGCTCCAAAAAGCAAACATACTGTTTATGGTGCTCATTCGAGACACATATGCTTCATAGGCTGTAACAATCTAAGCTCACTCATTGCTGTTGCAAGAGTCCTTCAATAGTGGAGAAGGGAATGTATGAATCAGGTTCATGATGTATCGGATCGCTTTGTTCCTCTCCACATCAGATAAGGAATCAGGAAATGGTCTGAACTGCAATATCTTTGTGTAGCtgggtgaagtccggattgaaaagatgctcccgctagcttggctaacgggggaaatcccctttggctgacctggtagagttctggtctttagtttgagcagtccagggttcgatcccaccgccgtcccagccacaaaggtcctccggtcacaactggcgttgtcggcaggatttgTATCGTCTCAAATACAAGCTTGTGAACTCTGATTGCCCTGTTGTACTAGTTTCCTTCAAGCACAGCATTTACTGAACCTTGAGCAACAACCCCTGCTTTGACAAGCACATCGAAAAGGCCACCATCTCGAAATCGGCGACCCCAGAATTGATAAAAGTGACATGGAAGTGTGGAATTCACCCAGCTGAATCACCAAGCACTTTTTGGAAGAGTTTGTTTTCCATCAGATCTCCTGAGCTTTTGCATAGATTGCCTGGTCGAAAACTATGACAACACTTTCTATAGCATGTGtctgcatgtttctgtgtaggctctcagttgtccaggtggtttccatagttgcttgacgtgaggacgtcctcacctcacgtcaagcaacccagtccagtcgaagattcaagcttctctactatgtgtcTGCATGTGTCAAACTTGTATTGACTGTATCCATTTCTGTTGGAGAGGCCTCACTCACAGGAAGATAGACAATAGCAGACTTGATAAGGTCATTGCTATCATAAAGAATTGTATTGAAACCTTTCCAGCCTGGCAGGGTATGAGATTCTTGGTCTACATCCTTGACACAGACATAAGCCAAGTCCAAACAGTTGGCATGATGGAACTGCCGTATGTAGCCTTCCTTTGATGCATCCACTTCAAGGTTTGCTGGTGATGCCCCTGTCTACTTGCTTGTCAATATGGCACATGGAAAGAGGCAACACTTGACAGAGTTCTTTGTTTCCTTTTGTAGGATGGGCGAGAGGTCATCTGTCAAGCTGTTGTATCATTATGCCATTAGTATGGTGGGTTGTCCCAGAGCCGGTAACAGTTCCCTCTGTGAAAGCTATGTTGTCCCAGACAAGGATAGAGTTCTTTTTCTGTCCTCAGCATCACTGCAGCATTGTAAAGTGTGTGGACAGGTATGCCTGGCACACATTTAACTGGAGTGCCCACTTCACTCTCAGTATCTTCAGTTTCGGTTTCAGTTTCTGGACTGGAGTGATGAGATTTCTCTGCTAATGATCCAACTAAAATATTCTCCCCAAAAACCATATTTTATAAATTGTGCACATGTTGAGAG from the Thalassophryne amazonica chromosome 16, fThaAma1.1, whole genome shotgun sequence genome contains:
- the LOC117528235 gene encoding cytochrome P450 2K1-like, coding for MALFEDYFFFIFSSPTTVLLFITFLLVLCLAYSSFASHTGNDPPGPSHLPLLGNLLQIDLKRPHNTLCEFSKKYGSVFTVYFGPTKVVVLTGYKTVKEALVNYSEEFGDRSITPIFNDINHGHGILFANGDSWKEMRRFALSTLKDFGMGKKIAEQKIIEECHHLIKTIKSYKGEAFDTKCILSYASSNIICSIVYGSRFEYNDSMFKEMIRLSSDNIRLVGSAEIQLYNTFPWLGSLLQKRRLILQNLEKHVAMNKDLIQNLKETLSTDGCRGLVDCFLTHQRKDEEAHVVDSLYHEKNLLFTVGNLFGAGTDTTATTLRWALLFMTKYPHIQNQVHEELSSVIGKRQINGEDRKLLPYTNAVIHETQRFASIVPMAVPHQMASDVIFQGYLIKKGTTVFPLLTSVLHDENEWESPHTFKPSHFLDEEGKFIKRDAFMPFSAGRRVCLGESLARMELFLFFSSLVQHFEFCPPPGITEAELDLTPDVGFTIGPLTYELCATNRTC